CACCCGACTGGTACTGACGGAGGCAGTGCTCGTGGGTGGTGCCGCCGCCCTGCTCGGGCATCTGCTGGGGATGGCGGCGGCGGTGCCGCTCGACCGTTTCTTCGGGGCCGGTACCGGCGGCGGGCCGCGGCTCACGGGGCTCATGCCGCCATTGGTCTCTGTCGGGGTCGGCGTCGTGGTCGCCGTGGTGTCCGCGTATGTCCCCGCCCGCCGGGCCGCTTCCGTCTCCCCGGTGGCCGCGCTGCGCACCGGATTGCCGCAGCCGCCCGCCTCGCTGCGCCGCCGTTCGCTCGCGGGTGCGGCCGTGACGGTGCTGGGTGGTCTGCTGCTGGCCGCCGCGACGGACACGGCGGATCTGGGGCTGCTCACATGCGGCGGGGCGGTGCTGCTGCTGGGGCTGATCCTGCTCACCCCGCTGTGCGCGCTGGCGCTGGTCCGGTTGGTCCGTACGGTCGCGGGGCCCCGGCTCGGTGTCCGGGGCAGGCTCGCGGCCGAGAACATGTGCCGCAACCCCCGGCGTACGGCGGCCACGGCGGCGTCCCTGATGACCGGGCTCTCGCTGGTGGCGGCGGCCACGATGGGCGCGGCGGCGCTGCGGGCGACAGCCGACGCGGAGGCGCGGGCGGCGATGAGCGGAGATCTGCGGGTGGTCCCCGTCACCTATGGGCGGATTGCCGACGGCACCGCGGAGCGGGTCGCGCGGGTGCCGGGGGTGGCCGCGGTCACCCCCCGGGTACCCGGGGAACTGGAACTGTCCGGCGGCGACTGGCTGTCGGTGACGGGTGTCGACCCGGCGGCGGTGGCGCGGGCGGCGGGTCTCACGGTCCACCGGGGGTCGCTGGACCGCCTGGGTGAGCGGGGTATCGCCGTGACGCGGACGGAGGCCCGGGAGCGGGGCTGGACGCTGGGTACCCGGGTGACCGGGGTGTTCGACGGGATGTCCAGGACCGCGGCGGGGACACCCGGGCCGCAGACGCTGACGGTCGTCGCGCTCTACGACGGGCCGGAGGTCTTCTCCCCGGCCCTGGTGGCCTCGGCCGCGCTGACCGCGGCGGAGCCCGCCGAGATCGTGATCGCCGCCGGTCCCGGCTCCTCGGGCGGGGTGGCGGGGCTGCGTGAACGGATCGGCACGGCACTCGACAACCCGGCCCTGCTGGTGCAGGACCGCGCGGACGCCGGACGGGAGGCGGCCCGTCCCGTCGAACCCTTCCTGGACGTCGTCCATGCGCTGCTGAGTCTCGCGGTGCTGATCGGGGCCCTGGGGGTGGTCAACACGATGGCGATGGCGGTGAGGGAGCGGGTCCGTGAGATCGGTCTGCTGCGGGTCATCGGCTTCGACCGCAGGGGCGTCGCCTCGGTCGTCCGCCGTGAGTCGGTGCTGATATCGCTGCTCGGCACGGGACTCGGGGTCTTCGCGGGGACCCTGGTCGGCGCGGCGGCCGTCGTCGGTCAGGAGGGTGCGCCGCTGATCGTCCCTTGGGGGTGGCTGGCGCTGTGCTTCGTCGCCGCCACGGCCATCGGAGTCCTGGCCTCGCTCGGCCCGGCCCGGTGGGCGGCGCGGGTGCGGCTGCTGAGCGCGGTGCAGTCCGATGGGGAGTAGCGCGCGGGGCATGTCCGGTGCGGGCACGCGCGCCGGATGCGCACCGTGCCGGTGGTCCCGGGCGGGGGATCGCGCCCAGCGGGGTGAGACCGAGAGGGACGGCGGAGTCCGGTTCGGCGGTGTCGAGGACCGCGACCCGCTGCGGCTCGTCGGCGACCTGGATCGGGCCCATGGCGGTCTCGGCGGCCTTCTCGGTGCTCTTGCTCTTGCGCTTGGCCCTGGTGCCGCCGTCCTTGCCCATGGCGTCGCCGGAGCCGGAGCCAAAACCGGACTCGGAGTCGGAACGGCACGCGGGGAGGTTCGCCGGCGCACCTGCGAGCCGTCAGTAGCGGACCGCCGCTCCCACCTCCGCTGTGACGGCGCCCGTCAGCTTGCGGTTGCTGAGCGCGGTGGCCTGCCCGGATTTGCCGGCGGCCACATCCGAGATGTCGACGACGGAGGCGTCCAGCAGATTCCCCCCACTGTCCCGGAAGTTGATCTGCACGGCGAAGGATTTCGATGCGTCGGTGGTGTTGCGGGCGGTCACCTCCACGGAGGTGCGGCCGTCGCCCGCGGTCACGGGCTTGCCCAGGGTCACCTCGCCCTTGGCGTTGACGCCGCCCTTGATCTCCTGGAGCTTCTTGTCCGCCGCCGCGGTCGCCGAGGCCACCGCCGACGCGGCCTGGGAGGCGGCACCGGTCACCTTCGCCCCGGCGGACTCCACCGCGCGGGACGCCTCGGCGACCGCGGACGAGGCGGCGGCTGTCACCTTGGCTCCGGCGGACGCGGCCTTGGAGGCCACCTCGGCGGGGCTGGTGCCCCCGTTGGAACAGCCCGCCGTGCCCACTCCGAGGGCCACCGCGAGACCGGCCGCGACCGTCCCCCGCTGCCACCACCGACCACTCACGTCCGCCGCCTCCTTCTTCCACACCCGTTTCGTCCCGCTGACCGTCAGCGATGCCGATGCCGGGACCCGCACGGGTATCGCTACCGCGACCGGTGCGGACACCGGAACCCCCAGTCAAGGAGCAGAGGCATGGCTTCGCATCCGCGGCTACGCCATCCGTGCCGCGTACCACCCCGGTGCGGACCGCAGGCGCGGGGGACGGGTGAGCCACCGTTACAGCGGCCCGGCCCCCGGGAAAGGAGCAGGCGCGCGGTGCCGGACGGGCCGACGGGGTGCTGTCGGACGGCGCGATGTTGCCTGGCGGGAGCGGCCCGGTGTGTGCGCGGGGCCGCGGTGCCGGACGCGAGAGGAGGACCGGCCGGTGAGGATCGATGTCCACGCCCATGTCTGGACCGACGAGTACCTGGATCTGCTGGAGGGCTACGGGAAGACGGACACCGCCGTTCAGCGCGGGCTGGGCGCCGGGCTCGGCGACCGGGAGATCGAGGCACGGTTCGAGCTGATGGACTCGGCGGGGGTGACCCATCAGGTGATCTCGGCGCCACCGCAGTCGCCGCACTTCGCCGACCCCGCGCAGGCGGTCCGGGCGGCACGGTTCGTCAACGACCAGTACGCCGAGGCCGTGCGGCGCTGGCCGGACCGCTTCCTCGCCTTCGGTTCGCTGCCCTTCCCGCACACCGACGCGGCCCTGGAGGAGCTGGCCCGGGTGCTGGACCAGCTCGGCATGGTGGGGGTCGCGACCACCACATCGGTCCTGGGGCGGTCGGCCGCCGATCCGGCCTACGAGCCGGTCTTCGCGGAGCTGGACCGGCGGGAGGCGGTGCTCTATGTGCATCCGGCGGGGTGCGGCGCCGGTTCACCGCTGATCTCCGAGCACCGGCTGACCTGGTCGATCGGGGCACCCATCGAGGACACCGTCGCGATCATGCAGTTGATCCTCGCGGGCGTCCCCAGCCGCTACCCGGGGATGCGGATCATCGCGTCGCACCTGGGTGGAGCCCTGCCGATGCTGGCACTGCGGGCGGACCACCAGGTGGGCTGGGAGGCACCGGACACCCCGGAGCTGCCGAGCGCCGCCGCCCGCCGGCTCTGGTACGACAGCGTGGGCCACGGCCACACCCCCGCGCTGCTGGCCGCCGTGGAGACGTTCGGCGCGGACCGGATCGTGCTCGGCACGGACTTCCCGTACGAGGACGGGGACCTGTTCCGTACGGCCGTCGCGTACATCGAGCACGCGGGGCTCCCCGGGGAGCAGATCCGGCAGATCTTGGACCGCAACGCCGTGGATGTGCTGGGGCTGCGGCTGTGAGCGCACCCGGGGATGCCTTTCCGGAGCCGGAGGAGCTGAGGACCGTCGAGGTCAACGGGGTGTCGCTGACGTACCGGGAGATCGGGCGGGGCGAGCCGGTGGTCTTCGTCCACGGGGATCTGAGCGATCTGCGGACCTGGGAGCGGCAGCTCCCCGCCGTGGGAGCCGCGTACCGGGCCATCAGCTACAGCAGGCGGTACGCCCGTCCCAACGCGGACATCCTGCCCGGCACCCTCAACCCCATGGGGCCGCACGTCGGCGATCTGCTCGCCTTCCTCGACCGGGTGGGGGCGGCGCCCGCGCATCTGGTGGGGAACTCCTGGGGCGCGTTCATCTGTCTGCTGGCGGCGATGCGCCGCCCCGGCGCGGTACGGACTCTCGTCCTGGAGGAGCCCCCGGTGGTGCCGCTTTACCTCAGCGATCCGCCGCGCGTGGCCGAGCTGCGGCTGCTCGCGGGCCGTCCGGCCGTGCTGCTGGATCTGCTGCGGTTCCGGACGGGGACGGTGCTGCCCGCCGGACGGGCGTTCCGGGAGGGCCGGGACGACAAGGGGATGCGGATCTTCCTCCGCGGGGTGCTGGACGCGAAGGCGTACGCGGGGGTGGCGCGGGAGCGTGTTCCGCAGATGCGGGAGAACCTGTCGGCGCTGAAGGCGGGGCTGTTCCGGGCCGGGTTCCCGGCGGTGGACCCCGAGGAGGTGCGGGCGCTCCGCATCCCCGTGCTGCTGGCGACGGGGGTGCACAGTGCGCGGGTGCTGCACCGGTTGGTGGACCGGCTGGCGGAGTTGCTGCCGAACACGGAACGGGTGGACATCCTGCGGGCCTCGCATCTGATGCACGAGGAGAATCCGTCGGCGCTGAACGGGGCGGTGCTGGACTTCATCGGCCGCCACCGGGATGGCTGAGACGCCGGGTGGCCGTGTGCGGTCCGGACACGGCCACGGATACGGGCACCGTCACCGCCAACGCCACGGGCACCGCCATGAGCATGAGCATGGGCACGGGCACCGCCACCGCCACGGGCACGGCCACGGGTCCGGGGCCGTGCGCGCCCCGGGCCCGTGGCCCGCTCCACCGTTCTCGTCAGTCCTGCGAACGGGCGGCGGCGCGGGTGCGCCTGCGTACGGTCAGGACCAGGGCGGTGCCCGCGAGCAGGGCCGCGCCCGCTGCGCTGCCGACGCCCGTGAGGGCCTGGGTCCGCGCTCCGGTCCGCGCCAGTTCGGCCCGTCCGGTGGTGCCGTCCGCGGCGTTCTGGAGGATCTCGGTCACCTTGTCCGGGTGGGACATCATCGCCACATGCGAGGAGTTGACCTCGACGGTGTGCGACTTGGCCCGCTTCGCCTCGAAGCGTTCCAGGTCGGGCGCGATGGCCTTGTCTTTCTTGGCGACGACGAACCAGGAGGGGATGTCCCGCCATGCGGCCTTGGTCGCCTTCTGCTCGAAGCACGCCGCCGCGATGGGCCGCTGTTCCACGGCCATCACCTTGGTCTCGGCCTCGGCCAGATCGGCGGCGAAGACGCTGTGGAACATGTCGTTCTTGATGTACAGGTCCTGCCCCTTGGTGGTGCCGTCGGTGTACTCGACGGGGCGCAGCGCGGGCTGGAGCTCGCTGCCAGTGAACTTCATGGAGAGCTGTCCCAGGGTCTCGCCCTTGTCCGGCATGAACGCGGAGACATAGACGAGGGCTTTGACGTTGGGGTTCCCGGCCGCCGCCTCGGTGATGACCGCGCCGCCGTAGGAGTGGCCCGCGAGCACGATGGGGCCCTCGATGCTCTTGAGCACGCTGGCGATATAGGCGCCGTCGCTGGTGAGGCCGCGCAGCGGGTTGGCGGGGGCGACCACGTTGAAGCCGCGGTGCTGGAGGCGTTCCACGACGGAGCTCCAGCCGGAGGCGTCGGCGAAGGCGCCGTGCACCAGGACGACGGTCGGCTTCATCCGGCCGGAGGGCGTGGCGGCCGGGGCGGCGGAAGCGAGGGCGGGACCGGTGGCGAGCGCCGTCGCGGTGAGGGCCAGGGCGGATATCCGGCAGGCGCGGGTCGCGCGGCCGGTGCGGGATATCCGGTGGTTCGGCGGCGGGGCCGGGGTGCGGTCGGAGGGCCGGGGGGACGACGGCACAGCCATGGGTGTGCTCTTTTCTCACGGAGGGAGGCTGTCGCTCCTCAGAGTTGGTGAACGGGGCGCCCCGCGCGCGCCGCGCGGGGCGGAAGGGTGAAGCGGACGGGCGGATGGATGAAAAGTGCCCCCGGGGGTTCTGGGGGTGCTTGGGTCGGAGCGAGGCGAGGGGCCGGGGCACGGGGCGGACGGGGTACCCCCGGCGCACCCCCGGGCGGGGGTGCCGGACACCGGCGTATGGGTCCGATTTGTGGAATTACCGAGGGTTCGTGAACAACCGGGCCAGAACATTCCGCATCTTCAGGAACAGCGGAAGGGCTCGACGCCCCTCGGCGGGCCGTCGTGCTGCGCGGTTCGCCCTGGGGAGGGCCGGGCACAGTGGGTCCAGGGAGGGTGGACGGATGTCGGTGACGGTGCCGGGAGGCGCGGAGCCGGGGAGACGGCGGCGTACCCCGCGTGCGCGGTCGCTGCGCGCGGTGTCGCTGGCGGTGGCGGTGTCGTTGACGGTGTCATGGGCGGTGATCGGCGGGGTGGCTCCGGCTGTCGCGGCCGGTGAGCCCGAGCGGGAGCGGCGGCCGGGTGTGGTGCTGCCGCCCGCTTCGGATACGGCGCGCCCGTCGGGCGCGGTACCGGACGCCGCCGTGGACACGCCGGGCGCGCCGGACGGCGCCGTGGGCGCGACCCGAAACGGAGCCGGAAGCGGAACCGGATCCGGAACTGGGGGGCCGGTGTCGGAACCATCCGTTCCGGATCTGGCGTGGTCGTCCGCGCTGCCGGACCCGCAGGACCGGTCTGCGATGCCGCCGTCCGTACCGCCGGTGGACCCCGTGTCCCCGGTGGGCCCCGCCGGGCAGCGGGCGAAGGAAGCGGAGGGCGCCGGGCAGCCGGAGCCGGACGAGGAGCAGTCGGACGAGGGGCTGTTGGACGGGGCGGAAGCGGAGGGGCCGCGTTCCCCGGTGGACCGGCGCCGTGCCGCGACCACCGTCACCCGGGGCGAGGGCTTCGTCGCCGTCGACTTCGACCTCGGGGACACGGCGCTGCCCGGGCGCGGCGGCTTCCGCGCCCCCGTCCGCGGCCAGCTCGTCCTCCCCGCGAGCGGCCGGGCGACGAAGCTGGTGCTGCTGAGTCATCTGCGCTCCGGCAACTGTTCGACGGGGGACATCGCCGACGGCGGTACGTTCGCGTACCCGTGCCCGGCGGGCAGTACGGAGGTCCGCTATGACCGGGGCTGGCGGTACCTGGCCGAGTCGCTGGCCCGCAAGGGGTACACCGCGCTGATCCCGGACCTCGGCCCGGTGTGGGTGGGGCACGAGGTCAAGGGCGCGTACGACCAGGTCGAGGCCGTCCTCAAGATCTTCGGGCGGCAACGGGACGCGCTCGCCGGCGCGGTGGAACGGGGGGAGCGGAGCTTCGGGACGGATCTGCGCGGCCGGGTGGATCTGCGGACCGCCGCGTTCGTGACCCACTCCCGCTCGGGGTACGCCGCCGAGCCGATCGCCCGGCGCTGGGCGTCCGGGCCGACTCGTATCCACAGCCAGTATCTGCTGGCGCCCGCGCTGGAGGACTCGGCGGAGGACCCGTACGGGCCGATGAGCGCGCCGCCCGCCGACATCCCCTGGCTGACGGTGATCGGCTCCGACGACGAGGACACCGGGCCCGCCGGGAGCGTCTACCTCTCCGATCACCTCGGGCAGCGCCGCGCCGCGCCCGCCGGGGCGGTCACTGTCAGGGGCTTCGGCCACAACTACTTCAACCGGGTGCTGTCCGCCGCCCGCGCGGACGACCGCATGGGCTGCGGGAACGGCTGTCCGGGCGCGCGCGAGCACGAGCGGCTGCTGACGCGGACCCTCGGGGCCTGGCTCGACCACACCGGCGGCCCGCGCCGGAGCACGGGGATCGCCGCGCTGGACGATGTCCGGGCCGCCGTGCCCCGTACGTTCGGGGGCGTCCCGGCGCGCTGGCTGATCGCGGGGACGCCGTCCGCGCGGCGGGAGTCCGTGCTCGCCCTGCCGCAGGCGGGAACAGCGCCGGGCCGGGCCCGGAAGACCTGGACGGCCTCCGGCGACGCCACGGCGCG
The nucleotide sequence above comes from Streptomyces clavuligerus. Encoded proteins:
- a CDS encoding alpha/beta fold hydrolase — protein: MAVPSSPRPSDRTPAPPPNHRISRTGRATRACRISALALTATALATGPALASAAPAATPSGRMKPTVVLVHGAFADASGWSSVVERLQHRGFNVVAPANPLRGLTSDGAYIASVLKSIEGPIVLAGHSYGGAVITEAAAGNPNVKALVYVSAFMPDKGETLGQLSMKFTGSELQPALRPVEYTDGTTKGQDLYIKNDMFHSVFAADLAEAETKVMAVEQRPIAAACFEQKATKAAWRDIPSWFVVAKKDKAIAPDLERFEAKRAKSHTVEVNSSHVAMMSHPDKVTEILQNAADGTTGRAELARTGARTQALTGVGSAAGAALLAGTALVLTVRRRTRAAARSQD
- a CDS encoding amidohydrolase family protein encodes the protein MRIDVHAHVWTDEYLDLLEGYGKTDTAVQRGLGAGLGDREIEARFELMDSAGVTHQVISAPPQSPHFADPAQAVRAARFVNDQYAEAVRRWPDRFLAFGSLPFPHTDAALEELARVLDQLGMVGVATTTSVLGRSAADPAYEPVFAELDRREAVLYVHPAGCGAGSPLISEHRLTWSIGAPIEDTVAIMQLILAGVPSRYPGMRIIASHLGGALPMLALRADHQVGWEAPDTPELPSAAARRLWYDSVGHGHTPALLAAVETFGADRIVLGTDFPYEDGDLFRTAVAYIEHAGLPGEQIRQILDRNAVDVLGLRL
- a CDS encoding alpha/beta fold hydrolase, with product MSAPGDAFPEPEELRTVEVNGVSLTYREIGRGEPVVFVHGDLSDLRTWERQLPAVGAAYRAISYSRRYARPNADILPGTLNPMGPHVGDLLAFLDRVGAAPAHLVGNSWGAFICLLAAMRRPGAVRTLVLEEPPVVPLYLSDPPRVAELRLLAGRPAVLLDLLRFRTGTVLPAGRAFREGRDDKGMRIFLRGVLDAKAYAGVARERVPQMRENLSALKAGLFRAGFPAVDPEEVRALRIPVLLATGVHSARVLHRLVDRLAELLPNTERVDILRASHLMHEENPSALNGAVLDFIGRHRDG
- a CDS encoding FtsX-like permease family protein, with product MIRTALRSLRTHTIRFLLPAFAVVLGVAFTSGSLIHAESVRADLRQGLRGAQPDASVVVRPDPGASRSAEPALDIRLAERLRALPGAAGVRGAAEGVAFVVGPGGELVGAREKTTGTNAVPGPDGADPRHPMVTGRAPRAPGELALDRATAVSTGYGAGDRVRFVVAGETRTGVVTGVFTSDDPRLLSGGTLTLFDTASARRWFAPAPDAYTALSLTARPGVPDSDLAGQAAALLPAGLEAVDRATLDAETEAEVSAALEKITGLLLSFAAVVLLTAGFLVANAFTMLSAARAREHALLRAVGATRGYLTRLVLTEAVLVGGAAALLGHLLGMAAAVPLDRFFGAGTGGGPRLTGLMPPLVSVGVGVVVAVVSAYVPARRAASVSPVAALRTGLPQPPASLRRRSLAGAAVTVLGGLLLAAATDTADLGLLTCGGAVLLLGLILLTPLCALALVRLVRTVAGPRLGVRGRLAAENMCRNPRRTAATAASLMTGLSLVAAATMGAAALRATADAEARAAMSGDLRVVPVTYGRIADGTAERVARVPGVAAVTPRVPGELELSGGDWLSVTGVDPAAVARAAGLTVHRGSLDRLGERGIAVTRTEARERGWTLGTRVTGVFDGMSRTAAGTPGPQTLTVVALYDGPEVFSPALVASAALTAAEPAEIVIAAGPGSSGGVAGLRERIGTALDNPALLVQDRADAGREAARPVEPFLDVVHALLSLAVLIGALGVVNTMAMAVRERVREIGLLRVIGFDRRGVASVVRRESVLISLLGTGLGVFAGTLVGAAAVVGQEGAPLIVPWGWLALCFVAATAIGVLASLGPARWAARVRLLSAVQSDGE